The sequence TGTAGTTGCAGGAGCAGGAATTCCCGTAGCAAAGCATGGCAATAGGAGCGTCTCAAGCTCTTCTGGTTCTGCAGACGTTTTAGAAAGATTGGGTTTTAATATAAATCTTAATACTCAAGCAATAGAAGATTGTCTTAATCACATAGGGATAGCCTTTTTGTTCGCACCGCTACTTCATCCTTCAATGAAAAATGTAGCCTTAACAAGAAGAGAACTTGGCATTAGAACGTTCTTTAATATCTTAGGACCGCTTACCAATCCAGCCGGGGTAGACAATCAAGTAATAGGGGTATTTGACAAATCAATAATGCCAACATTAGCCGAAGTAATAAAAAACCTCAATCCAAAACATATCTATTTAGTCCACGGTGCAGGAGGAATGGATGAGCTATCACTAGAAGGTCCAAATTATGTAATCGAAATTAGAGGGAATAAATCAAGAGAGTTCTTTTTAGACCCTGAGCAATACAATTTTCAAAAAGTTTCATCATCAGAATTTGTAGTGAAAAATTCCGAAGAAAGTGCAAAAAGGATAATAAAAATTCTAAGAGGTGAAAAGAGTTTTGACAAGGATATAGTAGTCTTAAATGCTGCTATAGCAATAATGGCTTCAGATTATACTTCAGATTTCAAGGAAGCAATTATGATGGCAAAGGATTCAATTGACTCAAAATTAGCTCTATCAAAATTTGAAACTCTAAAAACTTACACAAATACGTTATGAACATCTTAGAAGAAGTTTCAAAAAGGGAAATAGAAGAGTTCAATCAAAGAAGGGAATTTCTAAGTTTACTTAAAAAATACGGAAGAATATATCCTGTTATATCATTTTCTAACGCCCTTACACCAATAAGTATTATAGGAGAATTCAAACCAGCTTCACCTGTAAAGGGGACCTTTATAAAAGATCCTAAAAAAGAGATTAGAAATTTTATTGATGTCTACCAAAACATTGGCTGCAAAGCTATTTCAGTTTTAACAAACAAAAGAGATTTTAAAGGAGATCCGTTATACATTTCCTACATAAAAACATTTTGCAATCTCCCTATTTTGTATAAAAATTTCATTCTTTTAGAAGATCAAATAGAAGAAGCCTTTTTATTAGGTGCTGATTGTGTACTACTTATAGTATCTATTTTAGGAGAAAAAAGATTAAGAGATTTATATACTTTCGCCAATAAGCTTGGTCTTGATTCTTTAATAGAAATTCACGATGAAAGAGAATTACAGGTAGCTCTAGAAATAAAACCAAAAATAATTGGCATTAATAATAGAAATCTAAAAACTTTTGAAGTTGATATTAATAATACCTTTAGGCTATCAAAAGCTATACCTGCTGAAATCAAAATAGTTTCAGAATCAGGAATAAAGTCTTTAGAAGAAATTGATAGACTTCTTAAATATGGTATTTCAGGAGCTCTTATAGGAGAAACAATGGTAAATCTAGTCCACAAAACTGATTATTTAAAGCTTAAAAATTTTTTAACAAATAATAAAGCTAAGAATGCTTATTAAAATCTGTGGCATTAGAAATCTCGAAGATGCAATTGTATCAAGCTCATTTAATCCAGATTATTTGGGTTTAATATTTTGCGATAGCCCTAGAAAAGTTGATATAGCAACAGGTAAAAAGATAGTAAACAGCTTAAGCAATAAAAAATTTATAGGAGTCTTTCAAAATAACCCCATAGAAGAAGTATTAGAAATTGCAAAAAGTTGCAATCTATTCGGCGTTCAACTCCACGGAGAAGAAGATCCAAGGGATATTGAGATTGTCAAGGAAAATAAATTTATAGCAATAAAGGCGTTTAGAATAGAAAATAGTCTTCCTAAAAACCTTTCAGAATATAAGCCTGATTATTTTCTGTTTGATAAAGTAAAAGGAATAAAAAATTTAAATACCGACGCTTTAAAGGATTACAACTTAAATATTTTATTCCTTATTGCTGGTGGACTAAGTAGTGAAAACGTTTTAGATATAATAACAAAAATCTCAAAGCCTCAGTTTTGCGGAGTTGATCTGGCATCTGGTGTTGAAAGGGGAAACAAAAAAGACCCTGTTCTCTTAAAAAATTTTTTTAGTGCGCTTAAAAAACAAACTCTTTTTGGAGGTCAAAAAGTTGAATAAAACTTTAAATGGAAATTTTGGTAAATTTGGTGGTGCTTTTGTCCCAGAAACCCTTATATATGCTCTTGATGAATTAGAAAATTATTACAACAAAATTAAGGGAAATAGAGATTTTTTCAGAGAATTTAATAACTTGCTAACAGAGTATGCAGGAAGGCCAACACCACTAACATATGCCCCTAATTTTTCCCGAAGATTTGAAATTAATACATATTTAAAAAGAGAAGATCTGTTACACACAGGAGCTCATAAACTAAATAATTGTCTTGGACAGGGTTTGATCGCCAAAGGATTGAATAAAAAAAGAATTATTGCTGAAACGGGAGCAGGCCAACATGGCGTAGCCACAGCTACAGTTTGTGCATTTTTGAAGATACCCTGTGAAATATACATGGGTTCGATTGATTATGAAAGGCAAAAGTTAAACGTATTTAGAATGCAACTTCTTGGCGCAAGAGTAAATAAAGTCGAGAGCGGTTCAAAAACTCTAAAAGATGCAATGAACGAAGCCTTGAGAGATTGGGTAACAAATATCAATACCACACATTATATGATTGGATCAGCCGCTGGCCCACACCCTTTTCCGACTATAGTTAGAGATTTTCAAAGAGTAATTGGTGAAGAAGCAAGATCTCAAATCTTTAAAAGCACAGGTTCACTTCCTGACGCGATCTTTGCTTGCGTTGGAGGCGGTAGTAATTCTATAGGTCTATTTAAAGCCTTTGTTCAAGATGAAAACGTCAAAATTTTTGGCGCAGAAGCAGCTGGCAAGGGTATACAAACTGGTCTGCATTCAGCCACTCTTTCAGCAGGTAGGCCGGGTGTACTACACGGTTCGCTTAGTTATCTTTTACAAGATTCTGATGGGCAGGTAAAAGAAGCTCATTCTATTGCTCCTGGCCTAGATTACCCTGGAGTTGGACCAGAGCATTCATATCTAAAAGAATCAAGAAGAGCTATATATGAGGGGATAACTGATGATGAAGCATTAGAAGCACTTGAAATTCTTGCAAAAGAAGAGGGGATAATTTGTGCTCTTGAGAGCGCACACGCTGTAGCTCTAGCAATAAAAAAGGCAAAGGAATT comes from Thermodesulfobium acidiphilum and encodes:
- the trpD gene encoding anthranilate phosphoribosyltransferase, whose amino-acid sequence is MVKGILDKILNNKHLSEEEAKDLMDNIMDARFTQSQISAILVGLRMKRETPEELTGFVKSMREHAKKIKTRHSIVVDTCGTGGDGLKTFNISTASAFVVAGAGIPVAKHGNRSVSSSSGSADVLERLGFNINLNTQAIEDCLNHIGIAFLFAPLLHPSMKNVALTRRELGIRTFFNILGPLTNPAGVDNQVIGVFDKSIMPTLAEVIKNLNPKHIYLVHGAGGMDELSLEGPNYVIEIRGNKSREFFLDPEQYNFQKVSSSEFVVKNSEESAKRIIKILRGEKSFDKDIVVLNAAIAIMASDYTSDFKEAIMMAKDSIDSKLALSKFETLKTYTNTL
- a CDS encoding indole-3-glycerol phosphate synthase TrpC, producing the protein MNILEEVSKREIEEFNQRREFLSLLKKYGRIYPVISFSNALTPISIIGEFKPASPVKGTFIKDPKKEIRNFIDVYQNIGCKAISVLTNKRDFKGDPLYISYIKTFCNLPILYKNFILLEDQIEEAFLLGADCVLLIVSILGEKRLRDLYTFANKLGLDSLIEIHDERELQVALEIKPKIIGINNRNLKTFEVDINNTFRLSKAIPAEIKIVSESGIKSLEEIDRLLKYGISGALIGETMVNLVHKTDYLKLKNFLTNNKAKNAY
- a CDS encoding phosphoribosylanthranilate isomerase, with the translated sequence MLIKICGIRNLEDAIVSSSFNPDYLGLIFCDSPRKVDIATGKKIVNSLSNKKFIGVFQNNPIEEVLEIAKSCNLFGVQLHGEEDPRDIEIVKENKFIAIKAFRIENSLPKNLSEYKPDYFLFDKVKGIKNLNTDALKDYNLNILFLIAGGLSSENVLDIITKISKPQFCGVDLASGVERGNKKDPVLLKNFFSALKKQTLFGGQKVE
- the trpB gene encoding tryptophan synthase subunit beta, which produces MNKTLNGNFGKFGGAFVPETLIYALDELENYYNKIKGNRDFFREFNNLLTEYAGRPTPLTYAPNFSRRFEINTYLKREDLLHTGAHKLNNCLGQGLIAKGLNKKRIIAETGAGQHGVATATVCAFLKIPCEIYMGSIDYERQKLNVFRMQLLGARVNKVESGSKTLKDAMNEALRDWVTNINTTHYMIGSAAGPHPFPTIVRDFQRVIGEEARSQIFKSTGSLPDAIFACVGGGSNSIGLFKAFVQDENVKIFGAEAAGKGIQTGLHSATLSAGRPGVLHGSLSYLLQDSDGQVKEAHSIAPGLDYPGVGPEHSYLKESRRAIYEGITDDEALEALEILAKEEGIICALESAHAVALAIKKAKELGKGSTIIISLSGRGDKDMQTIMKSLEAKDEQN